A window of the Oncorhynchus masou masou isolate Uvic2021 chromosome 13, UVic_Omas_1.1, whole genome shotgun sequence genome harbors these coding sequences:
- the LOC135552537 gene encoding E3 ubiquitin-protein ligase RNF26-like yields the protein MGLVNLVFCTIGKCFNFRSLLLDLNFLIVHSVIRLLAACITFVNNLPMLLTNSIVKCWNFAVFCMVTMMDSVTLLAQGTVNMLGRWLHLLGGVLESFKMVCYLSSHVLLRVRDLFHRGLLCGHCLLQQVREGCGIAVSLVFYLVNTVVNLLLIGTQNVYSVVVSMWEAVSCPLQKAVELTLTLFTFLYSSLVGTSVVLWTPIRLALEFLGSLGHIFVSVFLLNIYGLILTVTIVVTATVYMNPELTSLGARRAFGFVNSVPTLHLIQRALHRLYVLERGVWQRLQRQASRLHRTITPVYRNISVRGDGHSRQPEPSDREQGALTDSREGDAAPPAEHAARPRQLMDDLWDLAFPSSSSTDRPLQKLSSGEGCSKGPPADSLLTLLKEHEERKKCVICQDSTKTVVLLPCRHLCLCRDCTHILLRQPIYQQNCPLCRHMILNTMDVYL from the coding sequence ATGGGTCTGGTGAACCTAGTCTTTTGCACCATTGGGAAATGTTTCAATTTCAGATCTTTACTCCTGGACCTAAATTTCTTAATAGTCCATTCAGTGATACGTCTCCTGGCGGCATGTATCACCTTTGTGAATAACCTACCCATGTTACTGACCAACTCAATTGTGAAGTGCTGGAACTTCGCTGTGTTCTGCATGGTCACCATGATGGACAGCGTAACACTTTTGGCCCAGGGCACAGTCAACATGTTGGGGCGCTGGCTGCACCTCTTGGGAGGTGTTCTGGAGAGTTTCAAAATGGTGTGCTACTTGTCCTCACATGTTCTCCTGCGTGTCAGGGATCTGTTCCACCGTGGGCTGCTGTGTGGCCACTGCTTGCTGCAGCAGGTGCGGGAGGGCTGTGGCATTGCGGTCAGCCTGGTGTTCTACCTGGTCAACACGGTGGTCAACCTGCTGCTCATCGGGACACAGAACGTCTACTCTGTTGTAGTCAGCATGTGGGAGGCAGTCTCCTGCCCCCTGCAGAAGGCTGTGGAGCTCACCCTCACACTATTCACCTTTCTGTACAGCAGCCTGGTTGGCACCTCAGTCGTTCTCTGGACTCCCATCAGGCTGGCCCTGGAGTTCCTGGGCTCGCTCGGACACATCTTCGTCAGCGTCTTCCTCCTGAACATCTATGGCCTCATTCTCACAGTGACCATTGTTGTCACCGCCACAGTCTATATGAACCCTGAGCTGACCAGTCTTGGAGCCCGGCGCGCCTTCGGTTTTGTCAACTCTGTCCCCACCCTGCATCTCATACAGAGGGCGCTCCATCGCCTCTACGTGCTGGAGAGGGGCGTGTGGCAGAGGCTTCAGCGGCAGGCCAGCCGCCTACACCGAACGATAACACCAGTCTACAGGAACATCAGTGTGAGGGGTGACGGCCACTCCAGGCAACCTGAGCCCAGTGACAGAGAACAGGGGGCTCTTACGGACAGTAGGGAAGGAGATGCAGCACCACCCGCTGAACATGCTGCCCGGCCACGCCAACTAATGGATGACCTGTGGGACCTAGCGTTCCCCAGCTCCAGCAGCACAGACAGGCCTTTACAGAAACTCTCATCGGGGGAGGGGTGCTCCAAGGGTCCCCCGGCCGACAGCCTACTGACTCTGCTCAAGGAgcatgaggagaggaagaagtgCGTCATCTGCCAGGACAGCACCAAGACAGTGGTGCTGCTGCCCTGCCGCCACCTGTGTCTGTGTCGGGACTGTACTCACATACTGCTGCGCCAGCCCATCTACCAGCAGAACTGTCCGCTCTGCCGCCATATGATCCTTAATACCATGGATGTGTATCTCTGA